AAACTGGATGGTAGGGTAGACATTCTAATTAAATAGGATGGTCAGAATTAGCACAAGAGGTTAGAGGTTTATTGATAAGGTAATCTGTACGAACTCTGTGATGGTGAGAACCTTCTCAGTGTAGCACAGACTTGAGAGGGAATTAATTCTCTGTGGCTGGCTGTGTTAAAAAGGGGCTTATGGGAGAACTCACTGGAGATGTTTTAAAGGGATTTTCTTAGCTATGGCACAGGCTTGAGACAGATCAGTATTAAGAATTGTGGCTTTCGAATCCTTCTTTCATAAAAATTTAGTAGCTCCTCAGCCTTTAGCAAAGCCatccttcctcctgcctctccccaccgcACCAGGTTGGGTGCTGATTGACCGGAGCGGCCGCCACTTTGGTACAATCCTCAACTACCTGCGGGACGGGTCCGTGCCACTGCCTGAGAGTACCAGAGAACTGGGGGAGCTTCTGGGCGAAGCACGCTACTACCTGGTACAGGGACTGATTGAGGACTGCCAGCTGGCACTGCAGGTGAGggtcccttccccacctcctgagTCCCACCCCTATGCTCATGTCCCTGGGAGACCTGCCCAAGCAGTTAGCTATtaagatattaaagaaaaacaaaaggaaatatggGGCACTGCCTGGAGGAGTTGCCTCTGGCCTGGCTCTGACTGGCCATGACACTATAGAGAATTTGGGGGTACTGTCCTCTGCATTTCTGCTGTCTCAGGCAGGGCCCCCCTCACCACCTCATGCCAAGACTACTGCAGTGGTTAAATGACTACTGTCTCTGTTTCTTGCTGTTTCTACCCAGCCAATCCAGCTGTTACACTAGCACCTGAATAATGATCCTTAAACACAATCCCAATTTATTCTCTCCCTTGCTCAGAAATCCCAAATAATGCCATTGTCccactaagggaaaaaaaaaaaatctgaatttaaattGGAATATAATGACCTCCATGATCTGGTCCTATCCTGGGAGGCAGCATTCCATCCCTCCCAgggctttaaataattttttttttctagcagtgAAATACTATAGAAGCAGTCACACCCAATAAAACGGGGTTGGGGGTTCCAGGGCCCCACCTGCTGGGCTTCTTTTCTGGGGATCTCTTAGGATTCTGAGGAGAAGAGTTTGGAAAGCACAGCCAGGAGATATGAGTTAAGTGTCACCTCCACCACAGCTGACTGAGTGACCTTGAGTGAGTCAATTCCTACTTCTGGCATTCTGTTCTCATGTTCCAAAAGAtagggaaatgagaaaaatatgtgcAGTGTAGTGAGTTTCACATAAAGCcttttattctgttctatttttacAATGTTAAAAGTGTCCTTTTATGATACAATATTAATAGGAGAttgtaagaatttcttttttgatgccctttatattcaatatattaaaaagtggCAACTATGAACAACTTTCTGTTATCTTGGGGAATACTTATTGGACCTTGAAATCCAAAAGTATAGAATTCCTTTGGGCAATAGCCATGTTTTTCAAGCTTTTTGACTGCATCTCATagagaaaaatgcattttatacTTGCGTATATATGACTGAAATAAGTTTTATAAAATGATACTTTCAGTGAAATACACTCTGagatattctgttttctttctttctaatgccGTTTGGGACCCATTAAATTTATTTCATGACCCATTAGTGGGTTACCACTTGCAGTTTAAAAAACATCAAACTAGATGATTTTGGAAGTGCATTCCTGTTCTGTAACTTTACATTTATCTAATGTTATCTCACATCCACTGTGTGTTAGGATTGGTTGTTACCTTCTTGTACCCCTGtttgacataaaaagaaacatgagGGAAGCTGGGGATATATTCAAGGTGAAAGAGCCGGTAAGCAGCAAAGCTCAGAGCCAACCCCAGGTGCCTGACTCCCAAGTGCAGTGCTTTTTCTTCTGTGCTCAGCTGCCTCCTTTCCAAGCTTCCCCGAGACCATTCTCATTCCCCACTCCCCTCAGCTAGAATATGCTTGTTTGTTTGGAGGTTTTGGGTttggagttttttgtttctttctttctttctttttggccaccccacgtgtaccatgcgggatcttagttccccaaccagggatcgaacccgtgccccctgcagtggtagctgggagtcttaaccagtggaccaccagggaaatcccgttgtttttaagattccagtACAGAGAATTGAGTTCACCATACTTCTCAGTGTGTGGCACTTAAACATCATTAGTCTATGcagatcttttctgtttttattttttccttcattcccaGTCCCCTGCCCACTTCCCTTTTCCCCATAGGTACCCCTCCAGTTCTAATGTTTTAATACATTTCCTTGGATTATGTTTGtacccttaaaaaactaaaacattattttgtatacatatgtattttaaatttccataaatGTCATTGAACTACGGATTGTATGTTCTGTTTCTTAATTCAACACTTTTTCCAAGTTCTGTTCATGCTGCTGTATGTACATTTAGTTCTTTGCTTCTGACCGCTGCACAGGAATCTGTGCTGTGCATtcaaccatattttatttatacattcccCTGAGGTTGGAAACCTAGATTGCCTCCCGCTTCCTGCCCCCACAAACAATGCCACCATGAGCATCTTTGTACGTGTGCCCTTGTGGGTCCTGGGTCAGTGTTTCTCATGATTGTagctgggagtggaattgctgggccgcAGGACACATGCAAACGAATTTCAGCAAGTATCATATTACTCTCCCAAATGGCTGTAGCACCTTGTACTCTTGATGAGCAGTGCATAAGGAATCCTGTTTCTGCATATCCTCAGCAACTCATGGCATCACCCAGCATCCTAATTTTGCCAATCTGATTGGTATAGagtgatttcattttaatttgcatgctTCTGATTATTAATtagattgaacatcttttcacatactCACTAGCTTTTTTGGTTTCTCCTTCAGTGAATTGCCAATTCATATTCTTTACCAAATTTTCTACTGAGTGTCCtatctttttcttgttgtttttcagGAGATTCTTACATATTTTAGCTTAGTTCCTAGGGAGAATTAAGCCCTATTACTCTAAGGCATGTATTTTACATAATAAATTAACTTCTCCTCTGCATCTAGAATGGTACTATTTACCTGACATTCTCAGAAGAGTTGAGAAAATAGTTACTCAAATTATTTGCTGGGTTTTGATATTCAATGAGGAAGCCCAGTTGAGAAAATCTGTTAGATAATAATTTCTAGTCAGTTTTAGATGTTGCCAATAATTTCTCTTAGAATGTCACCTGTATGTGGGATCTGTTGttgaatagaaattatttttttaattataaataactttattatttttaaagcagtctATAAGTATtgtagaaatttagaaaatacagatcatcaaaaaaaataaaagcaccaaATATCCTTCCAggtcttttcctgtgtgtgtgtttgccaaAATATGATTATGCTGTATGTGCTGTTTTGTAgtatgcttttttttgtttgttaataattgccatctttccatgtcagtgaAATTTTATGTAACATCAGGGGCATACACAAATTTCTCCGTTTGTTCCAGAAATGTCTTTTATAGGTGGTTTATCTAAACCAGGACGCAATCTAGATCCTTGCATTACATCTGGTTATTATGTTCTTTTTCCAACCCAAGCAGTCCCTTTTTTCTCAAAATACTGACTTTCTTATAATACTGACCATCAGTTGTCCTTCACAGTGACCTACTTTCCAAACTCGCCTGATGTGGTTTGTTACCCTACCCTATCCTGAGTTTTCTCTAAATTAGATGGTAGATTTAAAAGCTTGATATTAAACATTTTGGTTAGAAAACATGTTAAGTAATGTTACATATATCATACTGTGTTATATCAAGACCTACAATATTGTTAATATGACCCATCATTAGTGATGCTCAGTAGTGGCCCCTAGGTTCAGGTGATGATGGTTTGATCCCTCCATTGTAGTTACATTTCCTTGTTGCCAACTATAAAGTAATTTAGGCACTTTATGAATGGCAGTTACCTATCAACCACACATCCATTTATAATTCTCACCTGAATCAATAATTTCATTAGGGTTGTAGAATAATTGTAATTCCTTCAGCATTATTACGTGAAATTATTTATAAAGTCATGCTTTTCATTGTCAACTGGAGAGATTCTTGattttaatatagtcaaattcctctttttttttttctaatggtgTATCCTCTTAGGATCTTGTTTAAGAAGTTTATTCTACATTTTTTATtagctttatagttttaccttttgtATATGGAATTCACTGTTGTAAATGCGAATTATGAAGGGATTCAACTGTTTTTTGTCCTCTGTGGAGTGAGCTAGCTTTCTCAATGCCATCTACTACACAATCTGTGGTAGCCAGCATCCAAGAGGGCCACCGGCAATTCTTGCCTCTTGCTTATTCAGGCTCTTGTTTAGTCCCCTCCCACACTGAATAGGGCTGACCTATGTAACCAGTAGGAGATTGCAGAGATGACAGTGTGTGACTTCTaaagctaggtcataaaagacccATAGCAGTTTCTGCctctcttggatcactcactctggggaagccagctgccatgtgagCATATTCAAGCAGCCCTAAGGGAGAGGTCCACTTGGTGAGGAACTGAAGCCTCCTGCCAACGGCCAGCACAGACGTCCAGCCAAATGGGTGAACTATCCCAGAATTGGATCCTCTAGGCCCAATCAAGTCTTCAGATAACTACAGCCCTGGTCAACATTTGGACTCCAACTTCATGAGAGACCCTCGGCCAGGACCACCTAACTAAGCCAGTCTCAAGCTCccaacccacagaaactgtgtgagataataaatgtttattgttgttttaagctgctaagtttgtacTAATTTGTTACCCAGTAACGGataacagattttggtatctggagTGTGGTTCTGCcataacaaaaacctaaaatgtGGGAGCGGCTTTAGAACTGGGAAGAGGGCAGAAGCTGGAAGGACTTGAGAACAGTGTTAATAAAAACCTAAAGAGCTTTAAAGAGTATTCATAGAAGTCTGATGACCTCTGAGGAGGCTGCAGTGTGGAACATGTTTACTGGAAAGTGGTGGAAAGGGGATCCTTGTTATATAGTGGCAGAAGTAGCAACACTGTCTCCTACAGTAATGTAGAAAGTAGAAAACATACTAATGATCTGGGTGATCTAGCTAAAGAAATTTCCAGGTAGAATGTTGAAGTGCCACAGGTTTCTTGTTGCTTATAGTGAAACAGAAGAGGAGAGGGTaagctaaaggaaaaagaattgaaCAAAAAGGAGCCAGGAATTTTGGGGGCTTGAAAATTCCCAGCCTTTCAGATAACAACGATGTTAAAATTAGCAAATGGCTTCCAGGCAAAGATCAAACACAGGGCATTCTCAGTAAAACATGGTCTAAAGATGAAGCTGAGGATGTGATTGTAAAATCCTTTAAGACCTCAGAAATATCCAAGAAGATGCCTCAGAGAACCATTCAATCAAATAATAGCACTTTTAAGAAGCTTAAGGCTATTGTCAGGCAGCAGTCTCAGCATAAGCCCAAAGTAGAGAAGAGCTTATCTCACAAAGATGTGTGGGTGAGGCTTTTGTCTAATGAACTGAAACCCAGGACTCACAAGACACCCATTAAGTTTTTAAGAGAATTATATTGGCAGAAACACTGCCAGCTTAGACTGGAAGGGACAGAGACAGTACAAGAGGAGAAGAAGCCTTTGGACCCTCGAAGTTCTACAGGCAGAAAGCAGGCTAAGGAAACTATGGAGCTGCCAACACGGACTGTCTTTCATGGAAATGGAAGGATGACTCAGGTCAGAGCCAAGAGCCGTAGAGAATCATTCCTGGACAGGAGTAGACATCAGAGAGCTCCCAATATTTGTCCAACTGGATTACAGAATTTCTGTGAAGCagtgacttctctgtgcctcctgcACCCCTCCTCACCTTTTGAACAAGAGTGTTTATCCTAATGCCTGTTCCACATGTTGCATGTGGAGTGTGTGGAAGAGATAACTAGTCTCTTTAGTTCACAGGTCATCAGATCCAGAGAAAATGTACCTAAGGAGCTATAGTTAAGGAACACCTCCCAAGGAGCATTGTCCCCACCTGAACCTGATTTAgatgaccagattctgtacttcAGTGCTGTAATAGGATGGGACTTTGGGGGATCTTTGGAGGGGGTGAGTGTGTTTTGTGTATGGGAGGGATTTGAATCAATGGGAGCCAGAAGGTGGACTGTGGAGCCAGCCTCCAAGGCAGTCCCCAATGATTCTTGTTCCCTAGTACTCATTGCCTTGCGTTGTTCCCTCCCACACTGAATAGGGCTAACAaaactaggtcataaaagacagtGAGGCCTCCACCTTGCTCTCTCTTGGATTATTTGCTCtggagaagccagctgccatattgtgaggacactcaagcaaccCAACGGAGAGGTCTAAATGACAGGGATCAGATATTTCCTGCCAATAGCCATCCTGAACTTGCCAGCCATTTGAATAAGCTTTCTCAGAAACAAATCCTCCAAACTCAGACATACCTTCAGAttactgcagccccagctgacttGACTATAACCTTGTGAGAGACCCCATGCCAAAAACATTCAGCTAAGCCACTCCTGAATTCCTGAATATCcattctgacccacagaaatggataataagtatttgttgttgGTTTAAGCTGTTCAGTTTGGGGACAGTTTGTTACACAGCGATAACTAATACACACTTGCCCCACTGATTTGTGATGTTCTCTCTATAAATAATCAGTTCTCCTATATACACCAGTCTGTTTCCAAGTTCTCTattgtgtttcattgtttttgtttgtttctgcaccAGAACtacattgttttcattattatggCTTTGTAAGATATTTTAATATCTGGGAGGGTCAATCTCTTCTCTTGCTTGACTCTTTAAAAATTGACCTAAGTAAGAGTAGACTTATTCTtccaaattaattttagaaaaagccTTAggagtttctcaaaaaaaaaaaaatcttctggaaTTTGTATTAGAATTGCACATCTAGTTTTTAGGTTGGGAGAGGTGAGAGGGGTTTTGGCATGAAGATTCTAGAaaacagagaagaggaaagaaacctATGTGTCTGGTTCTGATTCTCCCTCCAACCTTCCACCTAGCCCAGTTCATTCGTTcaccagatatttattgagcatctactgtaaaTTGGTACTTATTGCCTAGGAAGAGACCATGAGCAAATAtaccaaaaaatgagaaaatgtgagGAACTGAGTGCCATGAAGAAAGTGAACTGATAgtgtgaaaaggaagaagtagaggAGGCTGCTTAGCAGGGGAGTTTAGGGTGGAGGACCAGCACCCTCCTAGGGGCACTGTTTGAGTTGAGATCTGAATGGCATGAAGGGGCCAGCGCAGGCTGTTGCCGGCAATGGCAGCTGCAAAGGGCCTGGTGGGCACAAGCTGGATGCGTGAAGGAACAGGTGGGGCTGAAGCCCAGCAGGCAGGGGAGAGTGGTAGAGACGAGATCAGAGAGTTCGCATCCTGCAGTCTTGTGTGGACTACTAAGGagtctggatttttttcccaaaggcaACAAGCAGTGTTTGAAGGCTTTTAGGTTGGGGAGTGAGTGACCTCTGGTTGTGCTGTTAATCACCTTCCGCTTCTTCTCCAGCAAAAAAGGGAGAACCTGTCCCCGCTGTGCCTCATCCCCACGGTGACATCTCCCCGGGAGGAGCAGCAGCTCCTGGCCAGCACCTCCAAGGTGAGGCCCCTGAGCCCTGTCGGGTGGAGGCTGGGGGCCTGTCCCGGCAGCCTGACCCCCACCCTTCTCCATCCTTTCTCCCCCAACAGCCCGTGGTGAAGCTCCTGCACAACCGCAGTAACAACAAGTACTCCTACACCAGGTGACCCCCTCAGGGGCGGGGAGGTGCACTGGGTGGAATCCTGGGCTCAAGCACAGCTCTGCTCCTGGCCCAAGGGGAGGATTATGGCCCCCTgggggcggcgggggtgggggggtgggggggtgaaaaGAATCCTGCCTGGATGcaaattctagctctgccacttacccaCTGGGTACTTTGGACAGGTCATTTTcacttctgagcttcagttttatcATCAGTAAACTGGGGTCCAGGTGAGGATTAGATGATAATTACTAGCATTTCTTATAAGAGGCATGGCTCTAAGTGCTTTACGTATATTTATTCACATAATCCTCACAATTGTTTGAAGTAGGTATTGTtgtgatctccattttacagatgaggcaactgaggcaccgagaggtgaagtaacttgcttaGTGTCACTCAGTTAAAAAGTGGTGGAGCTAGGATGCCAGGTGAGGTAGCTTGGCTCCAGAACCTGCACGGGGTAGCCACGCTGCTGTGCTGGGATTTGCTGAGCCAATGCTGCTTCCATATTGAGGCCTCCTTGGCCTGGCCCCAGGGGTGGAGGACGCTCCCTTCTGGGCACCAAACTCCTAGGTAGGACTAGAGTGCTAGATATCTGGGCCCCTAAGCTTAGGGGAACAGAGGGAGGAAGCCAGTTGTGCTGAGCCTCTTGGCCCCCTGGTCCTCAGCACTTCAGACGACAACCTACTTAAGAACATCGAGCTGTTTGACAAACTGGCCCTGCGCTTCCATGGGCGGCTGCTATTCCTCAAGGATGTTCTGGGGGATGAGATCTGCTGCTGGTCTTTCTACGGGCAGGGCCGCAAAATCGCCGAGGTGTGCTGCACCTCCATTGTCTATGCCACGGAGAAGAAGCAGACCAAGGTCAGAAGGGGTTCAGGGCCTGGTCAGGGAGGGCTGTGGTGGTGGGCAGGACGAGCACCCTGGACAAAGGCAGCTCAGCAGATCAGGCAGGGGAAATCCATCACCGGGACAAGGAGCTGGAGTTCTAAGTTCTGGGGTCTTAGttctgtaaccttgggcaagtcatctgACTTCTGTGGGTCTCTGCTTCTCTACCTGTGAAAGGAGGGTGTTGGATTAGAGTGGGATTCTTAATCTAGGCCAGTTGGGTTTCAAGGCTATCTTGAAAGAGTGTGCAGTTTGGGGAGTGGGTATGCATTTTTCTATATAGAAGGACCATAGTTGTCATTAGAATTTCAGAAGGATCCATGACCCAgagtaggttcttttttttttttttttttttttttttaatttatttatttatggctgtgttgggtcttcatttctgtgcgagggctctctctagttgtggcaagcgggggccactcttcatcacggtgcgctggcctctcaccgtcgcggcctctcttgttgcggagcacaggctccagacgcgcaggctcagtaattgtggctcacgggcccagctgctctgcggcatgtgggatcctcccagaccagggctcgaacccgtgtcccctgcattggcaggcagattctcaaccactgcgccaccagggaagcccccagagtagGTTCTTAGAACTTCAGGTGCTTGGAACACACTGAGATTGTAGGCCCTGAGTCATTAACATGGCAATCATAAGCAGATACTTCCTGAGCACTGCAAGAGGCTTGAAATCAAGGTGAATAAGATGCTGAGTAAAGTACAAGCCCTCTGTCATGATGTCTGGCCCCTGAAGATCTTATCAGCCTGGTCCCTTCTGACCTTGACATGAAGGATGTGCCTCAGATACACTGGAGATCTTGAAAGTCTCTAAGCACTCAGTGCTATTTCACACCCCCCTACCTTTGCACACACTATTCGCTCTTCTTGGAATTATTTTTCCTCATTCCTGTCTGCCTAATGGACTTGTGCGTAATCTTTAAGACCTAAGCCAAGCATCACTTTCTTTGGGACACCACTCATGAACTTTCAACCCAACAACCCCAGACAAAGTTGGTCATACCCGCCTGTCAGCTAAACACAATGTTGATTGTAGTctgctggggatggggggagtAGGAGTGTTTACTTCAGCAGCAAGGAGTTAGCTTCTTGAGAGTAaagctgaatcttttttttttttccctatctcTGTAGCACTAGCCAGGCCTTTATCACACCGCAGAAGCTAGGagacatttattgaatgcatgaatgaatgaataatccaGTTTCCGAGTAGCTTCCTCTGTAATTGGGAAGACAGGAAGATAAACCAGTAATGAGAATGCAGCTTGTTAAAGTTTTGTTGTTTATATCCCTCCAAGCCACACAAGGGGAACCCCTAACCACCTCTTCATCCCT
This DNA window, taken from Balaenoptera ricei isolate mBalRic1 chromosome 15, mBalRic1.hap2, whole genome shotgun sequence, encodes the following:
- the KCTD13 gene encoding BTB/POZ domain-containing adapter for CUL3-mediated RhoA degradation protein 1; the encoded protein is MSAEASGPAAAEAPSLEVPKPSGFEPGSAAYGLKPLTTNSKYVKLNVGGSLHYTTLRTLTGQDTMLKAMFSGRAEVLTDAGGWVLIDRSGRHFGTILNYLRDGSVPLPESTRELGELLGEARYYLVQGLIEDCQLALQQKRENLSPLCLIPTVTSPREEQQLLASTSKPVVKLLHNRSNNKYSYTSTSDDNLLKNIELFDKLALRFHGRLLFLKDVLGDEICCWSFYGQGRKIAEVCCTSIVYATEKKQTKVEFPEARIFEETLNILIYETPRGPDPALLEATGGAAGGGGAGRGEDEENREHRVRRIHVRRHITHDERPHGQQIVFKD